The window AAGGagatatttcaatatttcaagAGCTAGTAGAACCAAATGCTGCTACAGTCTTTGCTAACTCAGAGGTTGAGACGCCGCTGCAGCTTAAAGCAAAAGGAACTATGATCCAGACATATGAGGCTGGAGAAAAGTGCATACAAACAAACTTCTACGGTGTAAAGAGAGTGACAGAAGCCCTCATTCCTCTCCTCCAACTATCTGATTCACCAACTATCGTCAATGTCTCCTCCATCTTAGGCCACCTTCGTCTCTTGAGGAACGAGCGTGCAAAAGCTGTGCTGAGCAACGAGGCGGGCCTGACTGAAGAGAGCGTGGATGGGGTGGTGCGAGAATTCCTCAAAGACTTCAAAGAGGAGATTGGAAGAGAGCAAGTGGCCGAGTCACGTGCCGCCTATAAAGTGTCAAAAGCGGCTTTGAATGGATACACGAAAGTGTTGGCTAAGAAGCACGCTGATTTCGTCATCAACAGCCTCTGCCCTGGCTTTTCCAGAACGGATATTACTAGCAATCTCGGCGCCATCAGCGCGGAGGAGGCTGGTGGGAGGGTGGTTAAGTTGGCGCTGCTGCCCCGTGGAGGGCCGACGGGGCTACTTTATTGACAAGGATTTGTATGGTATTACTACTTGATGGATAGTCATTGGATGTATGTGGAATTCTTGCAATCACCAGTATAGTTAGGCTAAATTCTATAAATGGGGTGTTCTGCAAAAATCGTTCCACCAATAGGtaggttttttttatttcggaAATGGGTGTtgcgcattctaagaatgcgtatttGAAATACGCATTAGAATCCGTATTTCAAATACGTATTCTTAGAATGCGCAACTAAGCAATCGGATCAAcgagaaaaatcaaaattaaaactactcaaatacgcattcttagaatgcgtatttcaaatacgcattctaagaatgcgtatCTCACGTGAATTAAATTGGGCAAACCGGCCGAACAGACTCACAACGGACACAACCTTACGCTGCTTCTTCGCCGCCGTCGCTCCTCCCGTCGacctgccgccgccgccgccgctccgTCGACctgccgccaccgccgccgctcTCTCCCCTCCCCCACGGTATGTATACGTACCTCGCTCTATCCCCTTGTTTCCCCTTTGCTTAGGGTTTGTGCAATCTTTTGTAATTGATTTTTTGAAGCTTCGTTTTCagtatatttgaattgattcTTTAATTGAGATTTGAATAGCAAATAGAAGAAGCTAGTTCActttatatatgaaattaatggtAGAATTGGAAAGAGTGAAAAAACAAGCTTTGGTTCCTATAAAATCAGTAGCATGATTATGCTCAAGAATTACTatattaatgttataatttctggtataattactacataatcGTGGTATTATAGTATTTACCAGCTTTCTCTTCCCAATAGACACCATC is drawn from Salvia hispanica cultivar TCC Black 2014 unplaced genomic scaffold, UniMelb_Shisp_WGS_1.0 HiC_scaffold_1230, whole genome shotgun sequence and contains these coding sequences:
- the LOC125198134 gene encoding (-)-isopiperitenone reductase-like, yielding MADAGVRYALVTGGNKGIGLEICKQLASKGIKVILTSRDEKRGLEALQILNHSGLSHHVDFLQLNVVDSASIAAAVQFLTTKSNLNNAGILGVELEGDISIFQELVEPNAATVFANSEVETPLQLKAKGTMIQTYEAGEKCIQTNFYGVKRVTEALIPLLQLSDSPTIVNVSSILGHLRLLRNERAKAVLSNEAGLTEESVDGVVREFLKDFKEEIGREQVAESRAAYKVSKAALNGYTKVLAKKHADFVINSLCPGFSRTDITSNLGAISAEEAGGRVVKLALLPRGGPTGLLY